The sequence GCGCCTAGCGAAAAGTATGTTTACGAATCTAAAAATTATAAAAATAGACAAGCAGAAATAAAAGAAATTGTACGACGGTGGCATAAAACTAAAGGAATTCCAAATAATGAAAAAGAAGGATTTTGGGCTAAAATAAAAAATCTATTCAAATAAAAAACGCCGCCTAATAACATGTATTTTGCTAAATTGAGGGTTTTAGATAGAATTAAAGTTTCAGAATAAATATAACAAAAGCCAACTAATTGAATAATTTGTTTAAATTTATCCAATTAGTTGGCTTTTGCTTACTGTCTCGCTAAATTTAAACTTCTCGCTTCAATTTCCGGTACGTTCGCCAAGCTCCAAAACGTTTAGTATTAATATTAAAAAAGAACACATTGAAAATTTTAATTTTATCAGGAATATTAGTATTTATAGGTTTATCAATATGGATTGTAAAACGAAATGGAGATACTTCCGAATTTAACTCTAAGGATATAGAAAATATATCGAACTGTGCCATTCCTCGACAATTAATCTTTTTCAGATTAAAGAAATTAATTAAGGTCCCTAAAACGGGTTCTACTGTAGCACTTCGACGTTTGACTAGCCTACGATGATATGCTTTATTTTGGGTTAGTTTCTCATGCATTTTGTCGTAAAGTGGTTTATGAATGCTTTCTTCTAATTTTTTAAACTTGGTTACTTTACCACAGTAACTCTCTCTTAGCGGACATTTTCCGCAATCTTGTTCGCTACTTCTGTAAGATTTCTTTTCATAATCTTTACTATCCATTAAAGTACGTTTAAAGGGTAAATACGCCTTATTTCCGCCTTCTTGAACGCATTCGTACCGTTTCGCTTCTTTATTAAAAATAAAACCTTTGCGTTCTGGTTCATTTTGTCCGAAATTGGGTATCCAAGCATTCAGATTTTTGTCTTCACAATATTGTAAACTTGTTCCGCTACTGTAACTAACATCGGCTAAAACTTCATCAATTTGAAATTCATTTAAGTTTAAATTTCCAATGGTTTGATCCATAAGTTCAGCGAAAATAGCTGAATCTTTGCTTTTTGCTGTAAAAACTGACCTCTAAGCAATTACTGCAATAACGAATCAGTACTCTGACGCTATTGATGTTATTTAAATAACAAATCAATAAAATTAAAAAAAACAATCGTATCAATACTTTTTTGACCTTGGGTTCTGTAATATTTTATGGGTGGATTAGAGCAAAGAACGATTATTAAACAAAAACAATTGCTAAAAAAAGGCAATTGTATAATCAAGAAAAAATACTAAATTTATAAAGCAAACGCTATCTTAATTTAAAAAGAAACTTTCCAAATTAGTTTTAAGACGACAATATAAAAAAATGAACCTTAAATAAATTCAAGGTTCATTAAAGTATTATTTTTTTAAAAATTTTCTTAGTAAATAACTAACTAAAAAACTTACAATTGCTCCAATTGTTGCGAGAAAAATAGTTTTATAAATTTCTCCAACAGATAAGCTGTATGACCAAGAAAAGAGTAAACCTCCGACAAAACTAAGTTTATAATTTTGCATTTTCAAAAGCAGGTTTTAATTCATTTGCTT comes from Flavobacterium sp. I3-2 and encodes:
- a CDS encoding transposase → MDQTIGNLNLNEFQIDEVLADVSYSSGTSLQYCEDKNLNAWIPNFGQNEPERKGFIFNKEAKRYECVQEGGNKAYLPFKRTLMDSKDYEKKSYRSSEQDCGKCPLRESYCGKVTKFKKLEESIHKPLYDKMHEKLTQNKAYHRRLVKRRSATVEPVLGTLINFFNLKKINCRGMAQFDIFSISLELNSEVSPFRFTIHIDKPINTNIPDKIKIFNVFFFNINTKRFGAWRTYRKLKREV